In Panulirus ornatus isolate Po-2019 chromosome 9, ASM3632096v1, whole genome shotgun sequence, one genomic interval encodes:
- the LOC139750212 gene encoding monocarboxylate transporter 12-B-like has protein sequence MTKRTIRFSHKCHWEVPAGVVNLSYQRDEEVPTRSDHRQDTALTACTTQDALGNAEEPPGEGRGAAAGQTNTQEHQEPGGTSGEAIETEAPGGHSRWTVALGAAILMAVVNMAAPCFSLVFSSLLLDLGESSTTIGWLFNSLLLTMNVTGLFTGNVLAEFGWMKVAMTSTILSSCAFVVSAFATSAWFLFLSSTLLGGISLGLISSLCFMVIPYYFASHRGVANACMLGGICSGLMLGSVLIGVLHEEFGSFGATIVFGAIILHGCVGASFLCTVKAPLQANALTQATDGPAAQDPHTCNIGRDNALVRVFRDSVRNLAVLRSPRASIIAAGHAFTINSFLNFVGLVPFLLQAAGHPSQTANLCVTMAALGELVVSLVVSSLTDWPWFNMQVCCAISNATAGASALAFSLVGDIRWQLVCSTLLGCAQGGYMAVFNLVTPHYMGRENMAAVMGATFLAIGLCFTLIGPITGMIRDASGSYAASMWFLAGLSFASLASWLFMGPAIRYDRRRSDHGRPAGDP, from the exons ATGACGAAAAGAACGATAAGATTTAGCCACAAGTGCCATTGGGAGGTACCTGCTGGGGTGGTGAACCTGTCTTACCAACGTGACGAAGAGGTCCCCACCAGGTCTGACCACCGTCAAGACACGGCCTTAACAGCTTGCACGACACAAGATGCTTTGGGCAACGCTGAAGAGCCCCCGGGAGAAGGAAGGGGTGCTGCCGCGGGACAGACCAACACCCAGGAGCACCAGGAGCCGGGAGGAACGTCTGGTGAAGCTATTGAGACCGAGGCGCCTGGCGGGCACAGTCGCTGGACCGTCGCATTGGGAGCTGCCATTCTCATG GCTGTGGTCAACATGGCGGCCCCCTGCTTCAGCTTGgtgttctcctccctcctcctggaccTGGGCGAGTCCTCCACCACCATCGGGTGGCTCTTCAACTCCCTCCTGCTCACCATGAACGTCACCGGACTGTTTACCGGCAACGTGCTCGCCGAGTTCGGCTGGATGAAGGTGGCTATGACGAgcaccatcctctcctcctgcgCGTTCGTCGTCTCAGCCTTCGCCACGTCAGCCtggttcctcttcctctcctccaccctccttgGTG GAATCAGTTTGGGCTTGATCAGTTCCCTCTGCTTCATGGTGATCCCCTACTACTTCGCCAGTCACAGAGGCGTGGCCAACGCCTGCATGTTGGGAGGGATCTGTTCGGGGCTTATGCTCGGCTCGGTCCTTATAGGCGTCCTACACGAAGAGTTCGGATCCTTCGGCGCCACCATCGTCTTCGGGGCCATAATCCTTCACGGCTGCGTTGGTGCCTCCTTCTTGTGTACTGTCAAGGCTCCCTTGCAAGCCAACGCGTTGACACAAGCCACTGACGGCCCAGCAGCGCAGGACCCTCACACTTGCAATATTGGCAGGGACAACGCGTTGGTGCGGGTGTTCCGCGACAGCGTGCGCAACCTAGCCGTCCTGAGGTCCCCGCGCGCATCGATCATCGCCGCGGGGCACGCGTTCACCATTAACAGCTTCTTGAACTTCGTGGGCCTGGTGCCCTTCCTGTTGCAGGCGGCCGGCCACCCCAGCCAGACGGCCAACTTGTGCGTGACGATGGCGGCCTTGGGGGAGTTGGTGGTCTCTCTCGTTGTGTCGTCACTGACGGACTGGCCTTGGTTCAACATGCAGGTCTGCTGCGCGATCAGCAACGCCACCGCCGGTGCCTCCGCTCTAG CGTTTAGTCTGGTGGGGGACATCCGGTGGCAGCTGGTGTGCTCCACCCTGCTGGGGTGTGCCCAAGGCGGGTACATGGCCGTCTTCAACTTGGTCACTCCCCACTACATGGGACGCGAGAACATGGCTGCCGTTATGGGGGCGACGTTTCTCGCGATAGGACTCTGTTTTACCCTCATAGGACCCATTACAG